In Hahella sp. KA22, one genomic interval encodes:
- a CDS encoding ArsC family reductase → MSLKVYGISNCDTVKKARKWLEANHIEYTFHDFKKSGVPQDNLEAWLNAVGVETLVNKRGTTWRKLSDSDKSDIESGAKTKELLSEHSSVIKRPVIETPSGDIITGFTASQLEKYA, encoded by the coding sequence ATGAGTTTGAAAGTGTACGGCATCAGCAACTGCGACACCGTAAAAAAGGCCCGAAAGTGGTTGGAAGCCAATCATATTGAATATACTTTTCACGACTTTAAAAAGTCTGGCGTTCCCCAAGACAATCTGGAAGCCTGGCTTAACGCAGTCGGCGTGGAAACATTAGTCAATAAAAGGGGAACTACTTGGCGCAAACTCTCGGACTCAGATAAGTCCGATATAGAATCAGGAGCCAAGACAAAAGAATTACTGTCGGAGCACAGCTCCGTTATCAAACGCCCGGTGATCGAGACGCCATCAGGAGACATCATTACAGGCTTCACAGCATCCCAACTGGAAAAATACGCCTGA
- the dapC gene encoding succinyldiaminopimelate transaminase, with protein sequence MNPNLSRLQPYPFEKLAQLKQSAHPPAHLPHIALSIGEPKHAPPEFALEVLRNNMSALSRYPTTKGEPELRKAIAGWLEKRFNLTGGIDPESQVLPVNGTREALFAFAQAVIDPTQNALVVSPNPFYQIYEGAAYLAGAEPYFLPCDASNSFIPDFDSVPNSIWRRCQLLFLCSPGNPTGRVIPIETLQKLISLADEHNFIIASDECYSEIYFNESTAPIGLLEACAKLGRHDYRRCVVFHSLSKRSNVPGLRSGFVAGDASILREFLRYRTYHGCSMPIPTQLASIALWSDEEHVRQNRTQYVSKFHSFKEILAPCWPLEMPDAAFYFWAHTPIPDDVFAQRLYAEKNLTVLPGRFLGREQQDVNPGAGRVRMALVASVDECIEAAQRIKSFIESL encoded by the coding sequence ATGAACCCAAACCTATCTCGTCTACAGCCGTACCCTTTTGAAAAACTGGCGCAGCTGAAGCAGTCCGCCCATCCACCTGCTCACCTGCCCCATATAGCGCTTTCTATAGGCGAACCCAAACACGCGCCACCAGAGTTCGCCCTGGAAGTACTGCGGAATAATATGAGCGCTCTCTCACGCTACCCCACAACCAAGGGAGAACCCGAACTCCGCAAAGCCATCGCAGGATGGCTGGAGAAGCGCTTTAACCTGACCGGAGGAATAGACCCGGAGTCACAGGTCTTACCAGTCAATGGGACTCGCGAGGCCCTCTTCGCTTTCGCACAAGCGGTTATCGATCCTACCCAGAACGCCCTCGTCGTCAGCCCAAATCCGTTTTACCAGATATATGAAGGCGCCGCTTATCTGGCGGGGGCGGAGCCCTATTTTCTGCCTTGTGACGCAAGCAATAGCTTCATCCCTGACTTTGACTCCGTCCCGAACTCCATTTGGCGACGCTGCCAGCTCCTGTTTCTTTGCTCGCCTGGCAACCCAACCGGTCGCGTCATCCCTATTGAGACGCTACAGAAACTGATTTCGCTGGCTGACGAACACAATTTCATTATTGCTTCGGACGAGTGTTATTCGGAGATCTATTTCAATGAGTCCACTGCGCCCATCGGCTTACTAGAAGCTTGCGCTAAATTGGGCAGACACGATTATCGCCGCTGCGTTGTATTCCACAGCCTGTCAAAGCGCTCAAACGTTCCCGGACTCAGGTCTGGTTTCGTTGCGGGGGACGCGAGCATACTTCGAGAGTTTCTTCGTTACCGCACTTACCATGGCTGCTCAATGCCCATCCCAACGCAGCTTGCCTCCATCGCACTTTGGAGCGATGAAGAACATGTACGACAAAATCGCACCCAGTATGTGAGCAAATTTCATAGCTTTAAGGAGATACTTGCTCCGTGCTGGCCACTTGAGATGCCTGACGCCGCTTTTTACTTCTGGGCGCACACGCCTATTCCTGATGATGTCTTTGCACAACGTCTTTATGCGGAGAAAAACCTCACCGTTTTACCCGGGCGTTTTCTGGGACGTGAGCAACAAGACGTCAACCCAGGAGCAGGACGCGTCCGCATGGCGCTAGTCGCCTCAGTGGATGAGTGCATTGAGGCCGCTCAACGCATCAAGTCATTTATAGAGTCACTGTGA
- a CDS encoding [protein-PII] uridylyltransferase, protein MTEQSDQVLTEAPPIRLDPRLIFDADAYATLLREGKPTLGFLKQSLQSATERLHEQFKSGAPIRELVSGRAAYIDQVLKALWLGADWSDPDKICLLAVGGYGRNELLPHSDIDLLILLDDDADISEFGPAIEGLITLLWDLNLDIGHSVRTVTESIAKAATDITIATNLLETRTLAGEPELRSRLSRRAYSDESWTDQRFFSAKRDEQLERHQKYGDTEYNLEPNIKTSPGTLRDIQTIGWITKRHFCNESSDSETAYDFLTADEYSTLREGEAYLWRLRYGLQMLAGRNENRLLFDHQRSLANLLGYIDRDDELGVEQMMQEYYRYAMALGELNDVVLQYFDEIILHADDEEVIVPLNRRFHIRNDYIEAINNQTFAYQPFALVEVFLLMAQSPQVRGIRANTIRAIRAHRHLIDDKFRSDLANTSLFMEILKTPHALHRTLSSMKRYGVLGKYLPEFGRVVGKMQHDLFHIYTVDAHTIHVIRNMIRLRNPESVKDYPLATRLVYRLPKLELLYIAGIYHDIAKGRGGDHSELGAEDVEAFCKRHHLSQRDTSLVAWLVRNHLLMSMTAQRKDPSDPEVIHEFASKIDSQIHLDYLYTLTVCDISATNPKLWNTWRAALLRQLYSETKRAIRRGLDTPPDRSQWVADTQTEAREILHSQDFGDDNIDAIWDALEEEYFLQDSTGEIAWQTAAIIRHGDSTEPLVLIRDAKGGEAEGFMQIMVYQRARDDLFAATTATLEQLRLNIAEARINCATDRFSLGSFVVSSADADTSGSVSKKQISQRLERELSNPEHYPNVIKRRTPRQLKHFYFPTEVTFSNDTVNQRTVMEIITPDRPGLLARIGSILLEHEVELVTARIATLGERVEDVFVLTDIDGAPLSDPELCRTLRDDICGQLDQQNSKEL, encoded by the coding sequence ATGACTGAACAAAGCGACCAGGTATTAACAGAAGCGCCGCCAATCAGGCTGGATCCGCGTCTCATTTTTGACGCCGACGCCTACGCCACGCTTCTGAGAGAAGGAAAGCCCACTTTGGGCTTCCTGAAGCAATCACTACAGAGCGCCACTGAGCGACTGCACGAACAGTTCAAGTCCGGCGCGCCCATCAGAGAACTGGTTTCTGGTCGGGCAGCTTATATCGATCAGGTGCTCAAAGCCTTGTGGCTAGGCGCAGACTGGTCTGATCCAGATAAAATATGCCTTCTTGCGGTAGGTGGGTACGGACGCAATGAGCTCCTCCCCCACTCAGACATTGATTTATTGATTCTGCTTGATGATGACGCCGATATCAGCGAATTCGGTCCAGCGATTGAAGGGCTCATTACCCTGCTGTGGGACCTCAACCTCGATATTGGCCATAGCGTCCGCACGGTAACGGAGTCGATAGCCAAAGCGGCGACAGATATCACCATCGCCACCAACTTACTGGAAACCCGCACCCTTGCCGGGGAGCCAGAACTTCGGAGCCGGCTCAGTCGTCGCGCTTATTCAGATGAATCCTGGACCGATCAGCGCTTTTTTAGCGCCAAGCGCGACGAACAGCTCGAAAGACATCAAAAGTACGGCGATACCGAATACAATCTTGAACCCAATATCAAGACATCCCCAGGCACACTGCGCGATATTCAAACCATCGGATGGATCACCAAACGCCATTTCTGTAATGAAAGTAGCGACAGCGAAACGGCTTACGACTTCCTGACCGCCGATGAGTACAGCACCTTGCGCGAGGGCGAAGCCTATCTTTGGCGCTTAAGATACGGCTTGCAAATGCTGGCGGGGCGCAACGAAAACAGGCTGCTTTTCGACCATCAGCGCTCACTGGCCAATCTATTGGGATATATCGACCGTGACGATGAGCTCGGCGTCGAACAAATGATGCAGGAGTACTACCGCTACGCCATGGCGCTAGGCGAGCTTAACGATGTGGTGCTGCAATACTTCGACGAAATTATCCTGCATGCAGATGACGAGGAAGTCATCGTACCGCTTAACCGGCGCTTCCATATCCGCAATGACTATATCGAAGCCATTAACAACCAGACCTTCGCCTACCAGCCTTTCGCCTTAGTCGAAGTTTTTCTGCTGATGGCGCAAAGCCCTCAGGTCAGAGGTATTCGAGCCAACACCATCCGGGCAATCAGAGCACATCGACATCTGATCGACGACAAATTTCGCAGCGACCTAGCCAACACATCTCTATTTATGGAGATTTTAAAAACGCCTCACGCCCTGCATCGCACACTCTCGTCCATGAAACGCTATGGTGTGCTAGGCAAGTATCTTCCTGAATTTGGTCGTGTTGTCGGCAAAATGCAGCACGACTTATTCCATATTTACACCGTGGATGCGCACACCATTCATGTTATTCGCAACATGATCCGCCTGCGCAACCCCGAAAGCGTCAAAGATTACCCATTGGCGACCCGACTGGTGTATCGACTGCCCAAGCTCGAGCTTCTATACATTGCCGGCATATACCATGACATAGCCAAAGGACGCGGCGGCGATCATTCGGAACTGGGCGCAGAAGATGTTGAAGCCTTCTGTAAAAGGCATCATCTCAGCCAGCGGGACACCAGTTTGGTGGCCTGGCTGGTGCGCAACCATTTGTTGATGTCGATGACAGCGCAACGCAAGGACCCCTCAGACCCTGAAGTGATTCATGAGTTCGCCAGCAAGATCGACTCGCAAATACACCTGGACTACCTCTATACACTGACTGTTTGCGATATCAGCGCCACCAACCCCAAATTATGGAACACATGGCGCGCAGCTCTTTTGCGACAGCTCTACAGCGAAACCAAACGTGCAATCCGACGCGGCCTGGATACGCCACCCGATCGCAGTCAGTGGGTGGCGGACACTCAGACCGAAGCGCGCGAAATACTACATTCGCAGGATTTTGGCGACGATAATATCGACGCGATCTGGGACGCTCTGGAAGAAGAGTACTTTTTGCAGGACTCCACCGGCGAGATAGCGTGGCAGACCGCCGCTATCATCCGGCATGGCGACTCCACCGAGCCGCTGGTATTAATTCGCGACGCCAAGGGCGGTGAAGCAGAAGGCTTCATGCAAATCATGGTGTACCAGCGGGCTCGCGACGACTTATTCGCCGCCACCACAGCCACGTTGGAGCAACTACGCCTGAACATTGCCGAGGCCCGCATTAACTGCGCCACAGACAGATTCAGCCTTGGCTCGTTTGTAGTCAGTAGCGCCGACGCGGATACAAGCGGCTCTGTCAGTAAGAAGCAGATCTCCCAGCGCCTGGAGAGAGAATTAAGCAACCCTGAACACTACCCTAATGTCATTAAGCGGCGCACCCCCCGGCAGCTGAAGCACTTTTATTTTCCAACTGAAGTCACTTTCAGTAATGACACCGTCAACCAACGCACAGTTATGGAGATCATCACTCCAGACCGTCCAGGCCTGCTCGCCCGTATCGGCAGCATTCTGCTGGAACACGAGGTCGAACTTGTCACCGCCCGCATCGCAACGCTTGGCGAGCGAGTGGAAGACGTTTTCGTTCTGACAGATATTGATGGGGCCCCCTTGAGCGACCCCGAGCTATGCCGAACATTGCGCGACGATATTTGCGGGCAATTGGACCAACAGAACAGCAAAGAACTATAG
- the map gene encoding type I methionyl aminopeptidase, which yields MKVTIKTPEEIEKMRIAGRLAAEVLEMIEEHVKPGVTTGELDEICHKYITEVQQAIPAPLNYKGFPKSICTSVNHVICHGIPSDKKVLKNGDTVNIDITVIKDGYHGDTSKMFFVGKPTIAAERLVRVTQECLYKGIELVKPGVRLGDIGHVIQQYAESQHYSVVREYCGHGIGAVFHEEPQVMHYGTPGTGTVIKEGMTFTIEPMINQGKRHCKLLPDGWTVVTKDHKLSAQWEHTILVTADGYEVLTKRSEESF from the coding sequence ATGAAAGTTACCATCAAAACCCCTGAAGAAATCGAAAAAATGCGCATCGCCGGCCGTCTTGCGGCTGAAGTGCTTGAAATGATTGAAGAGCATGTGAAACCAGGAGTCACTACCGGCGAGTTGGACGAGATTTGCCATAAATATATCACCGAAGTCCAACAGGCCATACCTGCTCCGCTGAACTACAAGGGGTTCCCCAAATCCATCTGCACCTCAGTCAACCATGTGATTTGTCACGGCATCCCCAGCGACAAAAAAGTACTGAAAAACGGCGACACCGTTAATATAGACATCACGGTAATAAAAGATGGCTATCATGGCGACACCAGCAAAATGTTTTTTGTCGGCAAACCCACCATTGCTGCTGAAAGGCTGGTGCGCGTCACTCAAGAATGCCTTTATAAAGGCATTGAACTGGTCAAGCCTGGTGTTCGCCTTGGCGACATTGGCCATGTCATCCAGCAATATGCGGAAAGCCAGCATTATTCTGTTGTGAGGGAGTATTGCGGTCACGGTATCGGCGCGGTATTCCACGAAGAACCGCAGGTAATGCATTACGGCACGCCGGGAACAGGCACGGTGATCAAAGAAGGCATGACTTTTACCATTGAACCGATGATCAACCAGGGCAAGCGCCACTGCAAACTGCTTCCCGACGGCTGGACAGTCGTCACCAAGGACCATAAGCTTTCAGCTCAGTGGGAGCACACCATCCTGGTGACCGCAGACGGATACGAAGTTCTTACCAAGCGTAGCGAAGAGTCTTTCTAG
- the rpsB gene encoding 30S ribosomal protein S2, producing MSEVSMRDLLKAGVHFGHQTRFWNPKMRKYIFGARNKIHIINLEHTVPALNDALRFVSNLAEKKNKILFVGTKRAAGKIIKEEADRASMPYVNHRWLGGMLTNYKTIRQSIRRYRDLETQSQDGTFDKLTKKEVLMLHREMDKLERSIGGIKDMGGLPDALFVIDVDHERIAIKEANKLGIPVIGVVDTNSDPDGVDYVIPGNDDAIRAIQVYAKAVADSCLEGLSSAAGNGDEFVEVNEAAASAEEAAEKSE from the coding sequence ATGTCAGAAGTTTCAATGAGAGACCTGCTGAAGGCGGGCGTTCACTTCGGTCACCAGACTCGTTTCTGGAACCCCAAAATGCGCAAATATATCTTCGGTGCGCGCAACAAGATTCATATCATTAATTTGGAGCACACTGTACCTGCTCTGAATGATGCTCTGCGTTTCGTTTCCAATCTGGCCGAAAAGAAAAATAAAATTCTTTTCGTAGGCACCAAGCGTGCAGCCGGTAAGATCATTAAAGAAGAAGCGGATCGCGCCAGCATGCCTTATGTCAACCATCGCTGGTTGGGCGGCATGCTGACTAACTACAAAACCATCCGTCAATCTATCCGTCGCTACCGTGATCTGGAAACTCAGAGCCAAGATGGTACTTTCGACAAGCTGACCAAAAAAGAAGTGTTGATGCTGCATCGTGAGATGGACAAGCTGGAAAGAAGCATCGGCGGTATCAAAGATATGGGCGGTCTGCCTGACGCGCTGTTCGTGATCGATGTGGATCATGAGCGTATCGCTATCAAGGAAGCCAACAAGCTGGGTATTCCTGTTATCGGCGTAGTTGATACCAATAGCGATCCAGACGGCGTTGACTATGTTATTCCTGGTAACGACGACGCCATTCGCGCAATTCAAGTATACGCCAAGGCTGTTGCTGACTCTTGCCTGGAAGGTCTGTCCTCAGCGGCGGGTAATGGCGATGAGTTCGTAGAAGTTAACGAAGCAGCTGCTTCCGCCGAAGAAGCTGCCGAAAAGTCAGAGTAA
- the tsf gene encoding translation elongation factor Ts, producing MAAISASMVKELRERTGLGMMECKKALVEAEGDIEKAIEDLRKSSGMKAAKKAGRVSADGVVAVKVSDDNSYAVVVEVNSETDFVARDENFLGFVGDVVGAAFDKKSADVAALMESGLEEKRQALVQKIGENINVRRASMLSSDVVGAYVHGNNRIAVLVALNGGNAELAKDIAMHIAAVNPQFISRDDVSDEVIAKEREIYKAQADQSGKPAEIVDKMVDGRINKFLAEISLLEQAFVKDPDVKVSDLVKKAGAQVVAMVRYEVGEGIEKEEVDFAAEVAAQLKG from the coding sequence ATGGCGGCTATTTCAGCATCCATGGTAAAAGAACTGCGCGAGCGCACCGGTCTGGGTATGATGGAGTGCAAGAAGGCGCTTGTTGAAGCAGAAGGCGATATCGAGAAAGCGATTGAAGACCTTCGTAAAAGCAGCGGCATGAAGGCAGCTAAGAAAGCTGGTCGTGTATCCGCGGATGGCGTGGTTGCAGTTAAAGTTAGCGATGACAACAGCTACGCAGTTGTTGTTGAAGTGAACAGTGAAACTGACTTCGTTGCTCGCGACGAAAACTTCCTGGGCTTTGTTGGCGACGTTGTTGGCGCCGCCTTTGACAAAAAGTCCGCTGACGTTGCGGCTCTGATGGAGTCTGGTTTGGAAGAGAAGCGTCAGGCTCTGGTTCAGAAAATTGGTGAAAATATCAATGTTCGTCGTGCTTCTATGCTGTCTTCCGATGTGGTTGGCGCATATGTTCACGGCAACAACCGTATTGCCGTTCTGGTTGCTCTGAATGGCGGCAACGCTGAGCTGGCGAAAGATATTGCAATGCACATCGCCGCAGTGAATCCGCAGTTCATTTCTCGTGATGACGTTAGCGATGAAGTGATCGCTAAAGAGCGTGAAATTTACAAGGCGCAAGCTGATCAGAGCGGTAAGCCTGCAGAGATCGTCGACAAGATGGTTGACGGCCGTATCAACAAATTCCTGGCGGAAATTAGCTTGCTGGAGCAGGCTTTCGTTAAAGATCCTGACGTTAAAGTTAGCGATCTGGTGAAGAAAGCCGGCGCTCAGGTAGTTGCTATGGTGCGCTACGAGGTTGGTGAAGGTATTGAAAAAGAAGAAGTGGATTTCGCTGCAGAAGTTGCTGCTCAGCTGAAAGGCTAA
- the pyrH gene encoding UMP kinase, producing the protein MPPSAQTQPKYKRVLLKLSGEALMGEENFGIDPKVLNRMALEIGQLIGIGVQVGLVIGGGNLFRGKALQDAGMDRVTGDHMGMLATVMNALAMRDALERSNIATRVMSAIPMSGVVEHYDRRRAIRDLKEGDVVIFCAGTGNPFFTTDSAACLRGIEIDADVVLKATKVDGVYSDDPMKVADAVKYDRLTYDEVLERKLGVMDLTAICLCRDHGMPVRVFDMNKASALINIVVGMEEGTLIERG; encoded by the coding sequence ATGCCCCCGTCTGCTCAAACTCAACCCAAATATAAGCGTGTACTGCTAAAACTCTCTGGTGAGGCGCTCATGGGAGAAGAGAACTTTGGAATAGATCCGAAAGTGCTCAATCGCATGGCGTTGGAAATTGGTCAGCTAATTGGTATAGGGGTTCAGGTCGGTCTGGTTATTGGGGGAGGAAACCTTTTTCGCGGTAAAGCGCTGCAGGATGCAGGTATGGACAGAGTGACCGGCGACCATATGGGAATGCTGGCGACTGTAATGAATGCGCTGGCTATGCGAGATGCGCTGGAGCGCTCCAATATCGCGACCCGTGTTATGTCCGCCATACCTATGAGCGGCGTTGTTGAGCATTATGATCGTCGCCGTGCTATTCGTGACTTAAAAGAAGGCGACGTGGTGATCTTCTGCGCTGGTACCGGCAACCCGTTTTTTACAACTGATTCCGCTGCCTGTCTTCGCGGTATCGAAATTGACGCGGACGTAGTCTTGAAGGCCACTAAAGTGGATGGCGTATACTCCGACGATCCTATGAAAGTGGCGGATGCGGTAAAATATGATCGACTCACCTATGATGAAGTGCTTGAGCGTAAGCTTGGAGTCATGGATCTAACTGCGATTTGTTTGTGTCGCGACCACGGTATGCCTGTGCGGGTATTTGATATGAATAAGGCCAGCGCGCTTATCAATATCGTGGTGGGTATGGAAGAAGGTACATTGATAGAGCGAGGGTAA
- the frr gene encoding ribosome recycling factor, translating to MINDIKKQSEQKMKKSMEALGHAFAKIRTGRANPAILESVMVPYYGSDTPLTQVANVVVEDARTLSVTPWEKNMVPQIEKAIMKSDLGLNPSTAGTVIRVPMPALTEETRKELVKTARGEAENTRVAIRNLRRDANADIKTLLKDKEISEDEEKRGLDDIQKLTDKYIAEVDRVLAEKEKDLMAV from the coding sequence GTGATTAATGATATTAAGAAACAATCTGAACAAAAAATGAAAAAGTCCATGGAGGCGCTTGGTCATGCCTTCGCTAAGATTCGGACTGGTCGGGCAAACCCTGCGATTCTTGAATCGGTCATGGTTCCATACTACGGCTCTGATACGCCTTTGACGCAGGTCGCCAATGTGGTGGTTGAAGACGCCAGAACTCTGAGCGTAACACCATGGGAAAAAAACATGGTGCCACAAATCGAAAAGGCCATCATGAAGTCTGACTTGGGGCTTAACCCATCTACCGCTGGTACAGTCATTCGGGTGCCAATGCCTGCGTTGACGGAAGAGACTCGTAAGGAGCTGGTGAAGACAGCTCGCGGAGAGGCGGAAAACACCAGGGTGGCGATTCGTAATCTGCGCCGCGATGCAAACGCAGATATCAAAACACTGCTGAAAGACAAAGAAATTTCTGAAGACGAAGAGAAGCGCGGGCTGGACGATATCCAGAAGCTGACTGACAAGTACATTGCTGAAGTCGATCGCGTTCTTGCTGAAAAAGAAAAAGACCTGATGGCTGTATAA
- the uppS gene encoding polyprenyl diphosphate synthase: protein MSTADIPLVGTSKPRHVAIIMDGNNRWAKQRRLPGVAGHKAGVDSVRAVVETCARHGVEVLTLFAFSSENWRRPEEEVGALMRLFLVALQREVRKLNRNNIRLRIIGDRSKFNSTLQQHMQDAEGLTAGNTGMTLAIAANYGGHWDITQAARRLAEKVERGELRAADIDDHLIQQYVELGDLPPPDLCIRTAGEQRVSNFLLWQLAYTELYFADVFWPDFRTEQMELALAAYSHRKRRFGQTDDQVDRRLAEDGGPQAEHPSSFEFATNPAAKR, encoded by the coding sequence ATGTCGACGGCTGATATTCCTTTGGTTGGAACCAGCAAACCTCGCCATGTGGCGATCATCATGGATGGTAATAATCGTTGGGCGAAGCAGCGTCGGCTCCCTGGAGTTGCAGGCCACAAAGCGGGCGTTGATTCTGTGCGGGCTGTTGTTGAAACCTGCGCCCGTCACGGTGTAGAGGTGCTGACGTTGTTCGCCTTCAGTAGCGAAAACTGGCGTCGTCCTGAAGAAGAGGTGGGCGCACTGATGCGCTTGTTTCTTGTGGCGCTGCAACGCGAGGTTCGTAAACTTAATCGCAACAATATCCGGCTGCGAATTATTGGTGACCGTTCTAAATTTAACTCTACTCTGCAGCAACATATGCAGGATGCAGAAGGTTTAACCGCCGGCAATACAGGTATGACGCTGGCAATAGCGGCTAACTACGGTGGGCATTGGGATATTACTCAAGCTGCCCGTCGTCTTGCTGAAAAAGTTGAGCGGGGCGAGCTTCGCGCTGCTGATATTGATGATCACTTGATTCAGCAGTATGTTGAGTTGGGTGACCTTCCGCCCCCTGATCTGTGTATCCGCACTGCGGGTGAGCAGAGAGTCAGTAATTTCCTCTTATGGCAGCTTGCTTATACGGAGCTGTATTTCGCGGATGTGTTCTGGCCGGATTTCCGTACGGAGCAGATGGAGTTGGCGTTAGCTGCTTATAGCCATCGGAAAAGACGGTTTGGGCAAACTGACGACCAGGTTGATCGTCGCTTGGCGGAAGATGGCGGGCCTCAGGCTGAGCATCCCTCCTCTTTCGAATTCGCCACTAATCCAGCTGCAAAGCGTTAA
- a CDS encoding phosphatidate cytidylyltransferase yields the protein MLKQRIITALILLPLFLAGVALTDVFGFSLFIGAIVTLAAWEWAQICGLTSQTSRASYAAMTAVVLLACSHLPAILTLSIALIWWIGALAIVLTYPASKAFWTPPMTRAVAGLLILAPAWKALVAIRGGVFVLEPGFDTKWIILYIFLIVWFADIGAYFAGKTFGKNKLAPHVSPGKSWEGAVGGMLAVSVLPFAMNSFLTLTLPQLVVLWMMTLSAAIFSIVGDLIESLGKRFVGLKDSSQILPGHGGIFDRIDSVTAAAPVFLVLAIFSGWMQG from the coding sequence GTGCTAAAACAAAGAATAATCACCGCGTTGATTCTCCTGCCTTTATTTCTGGCGGGAGTGGCGCTGACCGATGTTTTCGGTTTTTCTCTTTTTATTGGGGCGATTGTTACATTGGCGGCTTGGGAATGGGCGCAGATCTGTGGTCTAACGTCACAGACTTCCCGAGCGAGTTACGCAGCCATGACGGCGGTAGTGTTGCTTGCCTGCTCTCACTTGCCCGCGATCCTGACTCTCTCCATTGCGTTGATTTGGTGGATAGGCGCATTGGCGATAGTTTTGACATATCCTGCATCTAAAGCTTTCTGGACGCCGCCTATGACCAGGGCTGTCGCTGGGTTGTTGATCCTGGCTCCGGCTTGGAAGGCGCTGGTGGCGATTCGCGGCGGGGTGTTTGTGCTTGAGCCGGGCTTCGATACGAAGTGGATTATCCTCTATATCTTTCTCATCGTTTGGTTTGCCGATATTGGCGCTTACTTTGCTGGTAAGACATTCGGTAAGAATAAGCTTGCCCCTCATGTCAGTCCTGGAAAGTCATGGGAAGGCGCAGTGGGTGGGATGCTGGCTGTTTCGGTTTTGCCTTTCGCAATGAATTCATTTTTGACTCTTACCTTGCCTCAGCTTGTTGTGCTTTGGATGATGACCCTGTCAGCTGCGATTTTTTCCATTGTGGGCGATTTGATCGAGAGCCTGGGTAAGCGTTTTGTTGGCCTGAAGGACAGCAGTCAAATTCTTCCTGGGCATGGCGGTATTTTCGATCGTATTGATAGTGTTACGGCTGCGGCTCCTGTATTCCTGGTCTTAGCTATTTTTTCAGGCTGGATGCAGGGGTAG